A portion of the Luxibacter massiliensis genome contains these proteins:
- a CDS encoding ABC transporter substrate-binding protein: MKKRVLAVLLASMMVIGIPGCASADSAEQGSGGETKESSGTGADDAYTVWAWDANVEAIQEAANRYNEATGGNIKLDVVTVVNEDSRNKLVTIGGSEDWDSLPDFLLMEDTAVAQFVTSYPGMLADLTDYDIPWEELVESKKSLYTVGGKHYALPMDSGASIAMYRTDYLEEAGYTLDDLTNVTWDEVIKIGADVYDRTGHYLLLDDATSCFVPKQIYTSSGGQFFDKDGNADIDNDIMKMTLEITKELVDSKTMYIAGSWDEYNSCLNEGTGGGVVNGMWINGNISNAPDQKGVWAVTDMPALNIDGATHMTNSGGASWVITRHAGENTEELADFLSYELCGDGAQDYWDYLADFAGYLTTYKPVLNSELYRNVDNDYFGETFFSDVAELVDGAPALNSSPYYMDAQDALINAVVNVVNGSDIDTEMQDAQSNLEFAMSN, translated from the coding sequence ATGAAAAAGAGAGTGTTGGCAGTTTTACTGGCATCTATGATGGTCATTGGGATACCGGGGTGTGCATCGGCAGATTCAGCGGAGCAGGGCAGCGGCGGAGAGACAAAAGAATCTAGTGGGACAGGGGCAGATGACGCATATACTGTGTGGGCATGGGACGCAAACGTAGAAGCAATCCAGGAAGCGGCAAATCGGTATAATGAGGCCACCGGAGGAAATATAAAACTAGATGTCGTCACAGTTGTCAATGAAGATTCCAGAAATAAGCTGGTGACAATAGGAGGATCTGAGGATTGGGACTCACTGCCGGATTTCCTGCTCATGGAGGATACAGCGGTGGCCCAGTTTGTAACATCATATCCTGGTATGCTGGCCGACTTGACAGATTATGATATCCCATGGGAGGAGCTGGTTGAGTCAAAGAAGTCGTTATACACTGTTGGAGGGAAACATTATGCCCTGCCTATGGACAGCGGGGCCTCAATCGCAATGTACAGGACGGATTATCTGGAAGAGGCGGGGTATACGCTGGATGACCTGACAAATGTCACTTGGGATGAAGTCATAAAAATAGGGGCGGACGTCTATGACAGGACAGGGCACTATCTGCTCCTGGACGATGCCACATCCTGCTTTGTGCCAAAGCAGATTTATACATCCAGCGGCGGCCAGTTCTTTGACAAAGATGGAAATGCTGATATAGACAATGACATTATGAAGATGACATTGGAAATAACAAAGGAATTGGTAGACAGCAAGACAATGTACATTGCGGGATCCTGGGATGAGTACAACTCCTGTTTAAACGAGGGGACAGGGGGCGGCGTGGTCAATGGTATGTGGATAAACGGGAATATATCCAATGCCCCTGACCAGAAGGGGGTCTGGGCTGTGACAGATATGCCTGCGCTGAATATCGATGGGGCAACCCATATGACCAATTCCGGCGGAGCGAGCTGGGTTATTACGAGGCATGCCGGAGAAAATACAGAGGAGCTGGCTGACTTTCTCTCCTATGAACTGTGTGGGGACGGCGCCCAGGACTACTGGGACTACCTGGCTGACTTTGCAGGCTATCTTACAACATATAAACCAGTATTAAACAGTGAATTGTATCGTAATGTGGATAATGATTATTTTGGGGAGACTTTTTTCAGCGACGTGGCGGAGCTTGTGGATGGCGCGCCTGCCCTGAATTCTAGCCCATATTATATGGATGCCCAGGATGCGCTGATCAATGCTGTGGTAAATGTTGTAAATGGTTCTGATATTGATACAGAAATGCAGGATGCACAGAGCAATTTGGAGTTTGCAATGAGTAATTAG
- a CDS encoding carbohydrate ABC transporter permease produces MKKKMTLSQKHSRAGWLFLAPAVILIIIFMFYPIIQSFVSSFQSGIGEGMSWAGVANYKRMFLDPKLKKAIINTFIFALWQVPIMLGMALFLAAVLNSSRLRFKPVFRTLLFLPCTMSLVAYAIVFKLMFATNGIINDLLLKIGVIDQAINFLGDAFWAKVVLILSLIWRWVGYNMIFYVTGLTNIDQSLYEAAQIDGASPVQAFRYITVPLLKPVLLLTVIMATNGNLQLFDEPYNLTAGGPGNATISISQYIYEAAFKSVPNFGYACAIGFTLMVVIAVLVIIQMKVGDSDD; encoded by the coding sequence ATGAAAAAGAAAATGACCTTAAGCCAAAAGCATAGCAGGGCAGGCTGGCTATTCCTGGCTCCTGCAGTCATCTTAATAATTATATTTATGTTTTATCCGATTATACAATCCTTTGTATCTTCATTCCAAAGTGGGATAGGGGAGGGGATGAGCTGGGCGGGCGTGGCAAACTATAAGAGGATGTTCTTAGATCCTAAACTGAAGAAAGCAATTATAAACACATTCATATTTGCCCTATGGCAGGTGCCCATTATGCTGGGAATGGCGTTGTTTCTGGCAGCAGTTTTAAATAGCAGCAGGCTCCGCTTTAAACCAGTATTCAGGACGCTTTTATTCTTGCCTTGTACAATGAGCTTAGTTGCATATGCAATTGTTTTTAAGCTGATGTTTGCTACGAATGGAATTATCAATGATCTTTTATTAAAAATAGGAGTTATTGACCAGGCGATAAACTTTTTGGGGGATGCATTCTGGGCTAAGGTGGTTTTGATTCTATCTTTGATCTGGCGCTGGGTGGGATATAATATGATTTTTTATGTGACAGGATTGACGAATATAGACCAGAGCCTCTATGAAGCGGCCCAGATTGACGGCGCGTCGCCGGTGCAGGCATTCAGGTATATTACGGTCCCTCTTTTAAAACCAGTGCTATTGCTTACAGTTATCATGGCTACCAATGGGAACCTTCAATTATTTGACGAACCATATAATCTAACGGCAGGCGGGCCCGGTAATGCAACAATTTCTATTTCCCAGTACATTTATGAGGCTGCCTTCAAATCAGTGCCAAATTTCGGATACGCATGTGCTATTGGTTTTACTTTGATGGTCGTCATTGCAGTGCTGGTCATTATACAGATGAAAGTGGGGGATTCTGATGACTAA
- a CDS encoding carbohydrate ABC transporter permease yields MTKRIRRGFTYVMLTILCLFSIFPIFWMLVSATNTGADILKGRLLPGTALLQNIHTIADKYNLPGALWHSFRNAAVLTIISLIICSMAGYGFEIYRDKKKDLVMRFVLVGMMVPMISIVIPLYRMFSSVGMLNTMWACILPTLSTPFLIFLFRQNTGSFPKEIIQSARIEGLNELQIFLKMYVPIMKPTYATGMTITFMNAWNAYLWPNIVLIKDDEFTMPIMLAYLMTGYKMDYGAILLCVTCCTLPTIFIFLSLQKSFVNGVAGSVKG; encoded by the coding sequence ATGACTAAAAGAATAAGGAGAGGCTTTACATACGTAATGCTGACTATATTATGCCTATTTTCAATATTCCCAATTTTCTGGATGTTGGTATCGGCGACAAATACAGGGGCGGACATATTAAAGGGGAGGCTGCTGCCAGGAACTGCGCTTTTACAGAACATCCATACAATTGCAGACAAATATAACTTGCCGGGGGCGCTATGGCATTCTTTTAGGAATGCGGCGGTTTTGACGATTATTTCTCTTATCATATGCTCAATGGCGGGATATGGATTTGAAATATACAGGGATAAGAAAAAGGATTTAGTTATGCGGTTTGTATTGGTAGGCATGATGGTTCCAATGATATCAATTGTAATCCCTCTGTACAGGATGTTTTCAAGTGTTGGGATGCTGAACACAATGTGGGCATGTATTCTGCCAACCTTGTCAACACCGTTTCTGATTTTCTTGTTCAGGCAGAATACGGGTTCTTTTCCAAAAGAGATAATACAGTCTGCGAGGATTGAGGGGTTAAATGAACTGCAGATTTTTTTGAAAATGTATGTACCTATTATGAAACCCACTTATGCCACGGGTATGACTATTACGTTTATGAACGCCTGGAATGCCTATTTGTGGCCCAATATTGTACTGATTAAAGATGATGAATTTACTATGCCCATTATGCTGGCATACTTGATGACCGGATATAAGATGGATTATGGGGCCATCCTGTTGTGTGTGACTTGCTGCACGCTGCCAACAATTTTTATTTTCCTGAGCCTGCAGAAATCATTTGTAAACGGGGTTGCGGGATCGGTCAAAGGATGA
- a CDS encoding sugar phosphate isomerase/epimerase family protein codes for MKNLTWNQVAYTNFPYFKYSLKYTLDSLERIGAHNIEFYGAYPHFYLGDVTCHDIKAVARMLRERHLQVINLCPENCTYPVNAISSNIHTRARSIDHYVKGLQAANEFESPYCLFFPGWCHFDEDQEEAWDRGVETMGYLAGIAESYGVKIILESAPACSSILSSTEKQIQMMEEVGSKALTGMIDLSCLFYIGETVEGAVGKLGIDRICHVHFHNCAELTPGRYEHRVPDDGVLDLGHALSVLDEAGFKGHFGCEVFAPYEYEPEKAMLEFKKYFEEKNMRY; via the coding sequence ATGAAAAATCTAACATGGAATCAGGTCGCTTATACAAATTTTCCGTATTTTAAATACTCACTAAAATATACGCTGGACTCCTTAGAGAGGATTGGCGCGCATAATATTGAATTTTATGGGGCATATCCACATTTTTATTTGGGGGATGTGACATGCCATGATATTAAGGCTGTGGCGCGGATGTTAAGAGAACGCCATCTGCAGGTTATTAACCTATGCCCTGAAAACTGTACATACCCGGTAAATGCAATTTCCTCCAATATTCATACAAGGGCCCGCTCTATTGACCACTATGTAAAAGGATTGCAGGCAGCCAATGAATTTGAATCCCCTTACTGCCTGTTTTTTCCTGGCTGGTGCCATTTTGATGAGGATCAGGAAGAAGCATGGGACAGAGGTGTAGAAACTATGGGATATCTGGCAGGGATTGCAGAAAGCTATGGAGTGAAAATTATCTTAGAATCTGCCCCGGCGTGTTCTTCTATCCTCTCTTCTACAGAGAAGCAGATTCAAATGATGGAGGAAGTAGGCTCTAAGGCCTTGACAGGTATGATTGACCTATCCTGTTTATTTTATATTGGCGAGACTGTGGAAGGGGCCGTTGGGAAGCTGGGAATTGACAGGATATGCCATGTGCATTTCCATAACTGTGCAGAGCTTACACCGGGAAGATATGAGCACCGGGTACCGGATGACGGCGTGCTCGACTTAGGCCACGCGCTGTCGGTATTAGACGAAGCTGGATTTAAAGGCCATTTTGGATGTGAGGTTTTTGCGCCATATGAATATGAGCCGGAGAAAGCAATGCTGGAATTTAAAAAATACTTTGAGGAAAAAAATATGCGGTACTAG
- a CDS encoding FGGY-family carbohydrate kinase: MKKYFIGIDNGGTFIKASLFDIEGNQIWCEKVRNTINVLRDGKVELDPESLWDLNCSCVARLIKNSQVGAERIQSIAIAGQGKGLYIVDEEGRPVRNAVTSADSRAWEVVKKWEEEGIPEKIYQYTYQGLFASHPVSILRWLKEEEPENYQKIQWVFSMKDFLVYKMTDCVVSDYCNQSGNSYMNLNTGEYEPEIFRMLGIEEIYGKLPRLYHAADICGSVTADAAKKLGCLPGTKVIAGMFDVDASAVGMGLVTEDRIGVIAGTCGVNAYISKEPVRDHSVLMNSYFCIPGYYYIEEGSNTSTGTMEWVIDTLFKEEKKSMGNEIYSYLDKIVQKHTGAEMEVCFLPFLYGSAMNSRSRGAWVGLTPADGRPEMLLSCYEGIIFTHKWHIDRLLRNKRNTKAVRLAGGITASKTWVQMFADILQMPVEIVGREDIGGCGLAIASQIALGEYADYQAAVGHCVHVEQTIYPDQNKKEIYEKKYRYYLSASKNMGCI; the protein is encoded by the coding sequence ATGAAAAAATATTTTATTGGGATCGACAATGGAGGTACCTTTATAAAAGCCTCATTATTTGATATAGAGGGAAATCAGATCTGGTGTGAAAAGGTCAGGAATACTATCAATGTATTAAGGGACGGAAAGGTAGAGCTGGATCCGGAATCTTTGTGGGACTTGAACTGCAGCTGTGTTGCCAGGCTGATTAAAAACAGCCAGGTTGGGGCTGAGAGAATTCAAAGTATTGCAATAGCTGGGCAGGGGAAAGGTCTGTATATCGTAGATGAAGAAGGACGGCCGGTCCGCAATGCAGTTACCTCCGCGGACAGCAGGGCGTGGGAGGTTGTAAAGAAGTGGGAGGAGGAGGGGATCCCGGAGAAAATTTACCAATATACATATCAGGGCCTTTTTGCTTCTCACCCAGTTTCTATTTTAAGATGGCTCAAAGAAGAGGAGCCTGAAAACTATCAGAAAATACAGTGGGTTTTTTCCATGAAAGATTTTCTTGTCTATAAAATGACAGATTGTGTGGTTTCTGATTACTGTAATCAATCCGGGAATAGCTATATGAATCTGAATACGGGGGAATATGAACCTGAAATTTTCCGTATGCTTGGAATCGAAGAAATATATGGCAAGCTTCCCAGACTGTATCATGCTGCAGATATATGTGGTTCAGTTACGGCGGATGCGGCAAAAAAGCTGGGATGCCTGCCGGGGACTAAGGTAATTGCAGGCATGTTTGATGTAGATGCCAGTGCTGTTGGCATGGGTTTGGTGACAGAAGACCGGATTGGCGTGATTGCAGGCACATGTGGGGTCAATGCATATATTTCAAAGGAACCCGTCCGTGACCACAGTGTGCTGATGAATTCCTATTTCTGTATCCCAGGGTACTATTATATTGAAGAGGGATCCAATACATCTACAGGGACAATGGAATGGGTGATTGACACATTGTTTAAAGAGGAAAAGAAGTCAATGGGAAATGAGATTTATTCTTACCTGGATAAAATTGTCCAGAAACATACCGGCGCTGAGATGGAAGTATGTTTTCTCCCATTTTTATATGGATCTGCAATGAACAGCAGAAGCAGGGGGGCGTGGGTCGGGCTGACGCCGGCGGATGGCAGGCCGGAGATGCTGCTGTCCTGCTATGAGGGGATTATTTTTACCCATAAATGGCATATAGACAGGCTCCTAAGAAATAAGAGGAATACAAAGGCGGTCAGGCTGGCGGGAGGGATTACGGCTTCAAAAACCTGGGTGCAGATGTTCGCGGATATTCTGCAGATGCCGGTAGAAATCGTAGGCAGGGAAGATATTGGCGGGTGTGGGCTTGCCATTGCCTCACAGATCGCCTTGGGGGAATATGCAGACTATCAGGCCGCTGTCGGACACTGCGTACATGTGGAGCAAACTATTTATCCAGATCAAAATAAAAAGGAGATTTATGAAAAGAAATATAGATATTATTTATCTGCTTCGAAGAATATGGGATGCATCTAA
- the hxlA gene encoding 3-hexulose-6-phosphate synthase, with the protein MPKLNKITLQAALDCNDVYTALKVLEKISPYIDVAELGTGLMISEGARAVRELRKEYPDLILLSDIKLMDGGAPLAQIVLDAGADIVTVLGAAADNTIKGVADIAKEYGGQSFVDLICVSDISGRAAEIDALGVDYIGVHTSYDLRTSVAAPLDDLKKLKKCVKTAKTSISGGIHLAAIRDIVKERPDNIIVGGGIMNAEDQKEAAELIYKAIQDS; encoded by the coding sequence ATGCCAAAGCTGAATAAAATAACACTGCAGGCTGCGCTAGATTGTAATGACGTATATACAGCACTTAAAGTCCTGGAGAAAATTTCTCCTTATATAGATGTGGCAGAGCTGGGGACAGGACTGATGATCAGTGAGGGGGCGAGAGCCGTCAGAGAACTTAGGAAGGAATATCCTGACCTAATATTACTGTCAGATATCAAGCTTATGGACGGAGGCGCCCCTCTGGCCCAGATTGTACTGGATGCTGGCGCCGATATTGTGACAGTGCTGGGGGCAGCGGCAGACAATACAATCAAAGGAGTCGCGGACATTGCAAAGGAATATGGCGGACAGTCTTTTGTAGATTTAATTTGTGTCAGCGATATTTCAGGACGGGCCGCAGAAATAGATGCCCTTGGGGTAGATTATATTGGCGTACATACATCTTATGACCTTCGCACCTCTGTGGCCGCGCCGCTGGATGATTTAAAAAAATTAAAGAAATGTGTAAAAACGGCAAAAACATCCATCTCAGGAGGGATACATCTTGCCGCAATTAGAGATATAGTGAAGGAAAGGCCAGATAATATTATTGTGGGGGGCGGTATTATGAATGCGGAGGATCAAAAGGAGGCGGCGGAGCTGATTTATAAAGCAATCCAAGATTCGTAA
- the pyrE gene encoding orotate phosphoribosyltransferase produces MEAYKEEFIEFMIDCQVLKFGDFVTKSGRNTPFFVNTGFYRTGAQLRKLGEYYAKAIEQKFGFDFDILFGPAYKGIPLTVAATMAISELYGKDIRYCSNRKEVKDHGDKGILLGSPIQDKDKVVIIEDVTTAGTSIQETLPIIKAQGDVSPIGLVVSVDRMERGQGSKSALEEIQQAYGLETTAIVTMAEVVEHLYNRPYKGKIVIDDTLKKAIDAYYEKYGVK; encoded by the coding sequence ATGGAAGCATACAAAGAAGAGTTTATCGAATTTATGATAGACTGCCAGGTATTAAAGTTTGGAGATTTTGTTACTAAGAGCGGAAGGAACACCCCGTTTTTTGTAAACACAGGCTTTTACCGCACAGGAGCACAGCTAAGAAAATTGGGGGAATATTATGCCAAGGCCATAGAACAGAAGTTTGGATTTGATTTTGACATATTGTTCGGGCCGGCATATAAGGGGATCCCCCTGACAGTGGCTGCGACCATGGCAATCAGTGAACTATACGGGAAGGATATCAGATACTGTTCCAACAGAAAAGAAGTTAAAGACCACGGAGATAAGGGGATTCTGCTGGGGAGTCCCATACAGGACAAAGACAAAGTTGTCATAATCGAGGATGTGACCACTGCGGGTACTTCCATCCAGGAAACGCTGCCGATTATAAAAGCCCAGGGAGATGTCTCTCCTATTGGCCTTGTTGTATCGGTGGACCGGATGGAACGGGGACAGGGCAGTAAAAGTGCGCTGGAAGAGATACAACAGGCCTACGGATTGGAGACAACGGCAATTGTAACAATGGCGGAAGTTGTAGAGCATCTGTATAACAGACCATACAAAGGAAAAATTGTTATTGACGACACGTTAAAGAAGGCAATAGATGCATATTATGAAAAATATGGTGTGAAATAG
- a CDS encoding VanZ family protein: MGKVLFVLYIFFLLYFLIFSDWYGRTGISSEYRYNLVLFKEIKRFIEYREELGAFAVFTNLFGNILIFMPYGFFISMASRARGFFMTLFYSFSLSFCVEIFQLFTKVGSFDVDDLLLNTVGGVLGYILFVICNMIRRRHYGRQKRC; encoded by the coding sequence ATGGGGAAGGTATTGTTTGTCCTTTATATCTTCTTCCTTTTGTATTTCCTGATTTTTTCGGATTGGTATGGGAGGACTGGTATTTCTTCTGAGTACCGGTATAATTTGGTGTTGTTTAAAGAAATAAAGAGATTTATTGAATACCGGGAAGAATTGGGAGCCTTCGCGGTATTCACTAATTTATTCGGAAATATTTTGATTTTTATGCCTTATGGATTTTTCATCTCTATGGCAAGCAGGGCCAGGGGTTTTTTCATGACATTATTTTATAGTTTTAGCCTGAGCTTCTGTGTTGAAATATTCCAATTGTTCACAAAGGTGGGCAGTTTTGATGTGGATGACCTCCTTCTTAATACAGTCGGGGGTGTTTTGGGGTATATTTTATTCGTAATCTGCAATATGATAAGGAGAAGACACTATGGCAGGCAGAAAAGATGCTAA
- a CDS encoding DUF6142 family protein, with the protein MAGRKDAKEKQREKEHGRKKRGSRKYGQAKQKHSRMGVHSLIYAGLSLSLLLICILIAFVMKGNTFSFIGGLGIVSMVLAIFGIRASVKGMREREKRYITCKLGIAGNILILLGLISIFVGGLM; encoded by the coding sequence ATGGCAGGCAGAAAAGATGCTAAGGAGAAGCAGCGTGAAAAAGAACACGGCCGTAAAAAAAGAGGTTCCAGAAAATACGGACAGGCAAAGCAGAAGCATTCCCGTATGGGAGTACATTCTCTTATATATGCAGGCCTGTCCCTTTCTCTTCTTCTTATATGTATTTTAATTGCATTTGTCATGAAGGGGAATACATTTAGTTTTATAGGAGGACTGGGAATCGTATCCATGGTTCTGGCGATCTTTGGGATACGGGCCTCTGTTAAAGGGATGCGGGAGAGAGAAAAGCGGTATATAACTTGTAAATTGGGGATAGCGGGAAATATTCTTATCCTGCTTGGGCTCATATCGATTTTTGTGGGAGGTCTGATGTAA